One bacterium HR11 DNA segment encodes these proteins:
- the recA gene encoding Protein RecA, producing the protein MAVKREESVLPVQEEKRRMIEAAMLQLERQFGKGVIMRLGQKEAVARVQVIPTGILSLDAALGIGGFPRGRIVEIFGPEMSGKTTLALHMIAQAQKDGGMAVFIDAEHALDPEYAAKLGVRVDDLIISQPDYGEQALEIAETLIRSGGVDIVVIDSVAALVPKAELEGEMGDQHVGLQARLMSQALRKLTSIVNRSQTCLVFINQIREKIGPMTYGVTETTPGGRALKFYASLRIDIRKVASIKQGEENVGARTRIRVVKNKLSPPFKQADVDLMFGEGFSREGDLIDLGLEHKLVVRSGAWFSFGDVRLGQGREAAKQFLKENPEVAQKLEAQLREKLGLIGTGSAETG; encoded by the coding sequence ATGGCCGTCAAGCGGGAAGAGTCGGTCCTGCCCGTGCAGGAGGAAAAGCGGCGGATGATCGAAGCGGCCATGCTCCAGCTGGAGCGTCAGTTCGGCAAGGGCGTCATCATGCGCCTCGGCCAGAAAGAGGCCGTCGCTCGGGTCCAGGTCATCCCGACCGGCATCCTGAGCCTGGACGCCGCCCTGGGCATCGGCGGATTCCCCCGGGGTCGGATCGTCGAGATCTTTGGCCCGGAAATGTCCGGCAAGACGACCCTGGCCCTGCACATGATCGCCCAGGCCCAGAAGGACGGCGGCATGGCCGTCTTCATCGACGCCGAACATGCCCTCGACCCGGAGTACGCGGCGAAGCTGGGCGTTCGGGTCGACGACCTGATCATTTCCCAACCGGACTACGGGGAGCAGGCCTTGGAGATCGCCGAGACGCTGATCCGGAGCGGCGGCGTGGACATCGTCGTCATCGACTCGGTGGCGGCCCTCGTGCCAAAGGCCGAGCTCGAGGGCGAGATGGGCGACCAGCACGTCGGCCTGCAGGCCCGCCTGATGTCCCAGGCCCTCCGCAAGCTGACGAGCATCGTCAACCGCTCCCAGACCTGCCTGGTCTTCATCAACCAGATTCGGGAAAAGATCGGCCCGATGACTTACGGCGTGACGGAGACGACGCCCGGCGGCCGGGCCCTCAAGTTCTACGCCTCCCTCCGGATCGACATCCGGAAGGTCGCCTCCATCAAGCAGGGCGAGGAAAACGTCGGGGCTCGGACCCGGATTCGGGTCGTCAAGAACAAGCTGTCCCCGCCCTTCAAGCAGGCGGACGTGGACCTTATGTTCGGTGAGGGCTTCTCTCGAGAGGGCGACCTCATCGACCTGGGTCTGGAGCACAAGCTCGTCGTCCGGTCGGGTGCCTGGTTTTCCTTCGGAGACGTCAGGCTCGGTCAGGGTCGGGAGGCCGCCAAGCAGTTCTTGAAGGAAAATCCCGAAGTGGCTCAAAAGCTGGAGGCCCAGCTTCGGGAGAAGCTGGGGCTGATCGGGACAGGTTCGGCCGAGACGGGATAG
- the bepA_12 gene encoding Beta-barrel assembly-enhancing protease translates to MKRIRRPVRFVLLSMGLGVGLAFSQGSPPTAALKEKYQHFLEVTYWIMTPKEREVFQKLSTDEQRDRFIELFWKMRDPTPGTPENEYRDEMERRFAYVNQRFRFGGVPGWKTDRGRVYMVLGPPKSTERFDMDLDVYPTEVWYYYGEGRPGLPAHFAMVFYKPHGVGDYKLYSPSGDGPYSLFIRPEGLDPFNYEALYDKLQAIHPTLAQVVLSPIPGDIPMGFTPSPEADLLIARILESPRASFDDSYARDFERYAGMIDIEEANRFISARFAYTLQWWPDLGYHVWAYAFQPETISVAETDTGIYSIFETVGSIDDESTGRRVYQFQKRFRLDFKDEAELRRVRASGVLLADAVPLIPGSYRVRVLLKNPLGREFSFWEDRLSVPAVPPGQTYADPPILGYRTEPADPALLSPFQTGLYRFAVDLKQQFTAAETLYVGGRVYTPEPADVRLQVEVQSAEPGQKPVPRSSRPASLTPTARVDTYEWLVPVGLKDLPPGRYQVVVSLQKGSTTVGTWTLPFSVTPLGAVPHPQAYTRSLRRTNLFAWDLAAGEQAWAQNRTSEAEAWLRRAHQRKPDFEPAALRLAEFYLATKRPGEALNLLQVLPSENAQRRLFQVLARQALNGCETTLPEMERLLQAGQRHWRLLRALGLCYWTAGQRDRARPLLQDALAANPDQPDLKALLGPAAEKKGTP, encoded by the coding sequence TGAAGAGGATCCGCAGGCCCGTGCGATTTGTCTTGCTCAGTATGGGCCTGGGCGTCGGTCTGGCCTTTTCTCAAGGAAGCCCTCCGACGGCGGCCCTGAAAGAAAAGTACCAGCACTTCCTGGAAGTGACCTACTGGATCATGACGCCCAAGGAGCGGGAAGTCTTCCAGAAGCTTTCGACCGACGAACAGCGGGACCGCTTCATCGAACTGTTCTGGAAGATGCGGGACCCGACGCCGGGGACGCCCGAAAACGAGTACCGGGACGAGATGGAACGCCGTTTCGCTTACGTCAACCAGCGATTCCGCTTCGGCGGCGTGCCCGGCTGGAAGACCGACCGCGGGCGGGTCTACATGGTCCTTGGGCCGCCGAAGAGCACCGAGCGCTTCGACATGGACCTGGACGTCTATCCGACCGAAGTCTGGTACTACTACGGCGAAGGCCGGCCCGGCCTGCCGGCCCACTTTGCCATGGTCTTCTACAAACCGCATGGGGTCGGGGACTACAAGCTGTACAGCCCGTCCGGCGACGGCCCTTATAGTTTGTTCATCCGCCCGGAGGGCTTAGACCCCTTTAACTATGAGGCCCTCTACGACAAGCTTCAGGCGATCCATCCGACCCTGGCCCAGGTCGTCCTCTCCCCGATCCCGGGCGATATCCCGATGGGCTTCACGCCGTCCCCGGAGGCCGACCTCCTCATCGCCCGCATCCTCGAGTCCCCTCGGGCCAGCTTCGACGATTCCTATGCCCGGGACTTCGAGCGCTACGCCGGCATGATCGACATCGAGGAGGCCAACCGGTTCATCTCGGCCCGCTTTGCCTATACCCTCCAGTGGTGGCCGGACCTGGGGTACCACGTGTGGGCCTACGCCTTCCAGCCGGAGACGATCTCGGTCGCCGAGACCGACACCGGCATCTACTCGATCTTCGAGACGGTCGGGTCCATCGACGACGAAAGCACGGGCCGGCGGGTCTATCAATTTCAGAAGCGCTTCCGATTGGACTTCAAGGACGAGGCCGAACTCCGGCGGGTCCGGGCCAGCGGCGTCCTCCTGGCGGATGCCGTTCCCCTCATCCCGGGTTCCTACCGCGTGCGCGTCCTCCTGAAGAATCCCCTCGGCCGGGAATTCTCTTTCTGGGAGGACCGCCTGTCGGTCCCGGCCGTGCCGCCCGGCCAGACGTACGCCGACCCGCCCATCCTGGGATACCGTACAGAACCGGCTGACCCCGCCCTCTTGAGCCCCTTCCAGACAGGACTGTATCGATTCGCCGTCGACTTGAAACAGCAGTTCACGGCCGCCGAGACCCTGTACGTCGGCGGCCGCGTGTACACGCCGGAGCCCGCCGACGTCCGCCTCCAGGTCGAAGTCCAGTCCGCCGAGCCGGGCCAGAAGCCCGTGCCGCGGTCGAGCCGACCGGCTTCGCTGACCCCGACGGCCCGGGTGGATACCTACGAATGGCTGGTCCCGGTCGGCTTGAAGGACCTTCCGCCGGGCCGCTACCAGGTCGTCGTGTCCCTCCAGAAGGGTTCGACGACCGTCGGGACGTGGACCCTGCCCTTCTCGGTCACGCCCCTGGGCGCCGTCCCCCACCCCCAGGCCTACACCCGTTCCCTCCGCCGGACCAACCTCTTCGCCTGGGACCTGGCGGCCGGCGAACAGGCCTGGGCCCAGAATCGGACGTCGGAGGCCGAGGCCTGGCTCCGGCGAGCCCATCAGCGAAAACCGGATTTTGAACCCGCCGCCCTCCGGCTGGCCGAATTTTATCTGGCCACGAAGCGGCCCGGCGAGGCCCTGAACCTCCTGCAGGTCCTGCCGTCCGAGAACGCCCAGCGGCGGCTCTTCCAGGTCCTGGCCCGACAGGCACTGAACGGGTGCGAGACGACTCTTCCCGAGATGGAGCGACTCCTCCAGGCCGGCCAGCGGCACTGGCGCCTCCTGCGAGCCCTCGGCCTTTGCTACTGGACGGCTGGCCAGAGGGACCGGGCCCGTCCTTTACTCCAGGATGCCCTGGCGGCGAATCCGGACCAGCCCGACCTGAAGGCCCTCCTCGGCCCGGCGGCGGAAAAGAAGGGGACGCCTTAG
- the carB gene encoding Carbamoyl-phosphate synthase large chain translates to MKGPRLSERGLDENGLSAHLRPLISRPLIHREGSPPMPKRQDIKKIAIIGSGPIVIGQACEFDYAGTQACKALREEGLEVVLINSNPATIMTDPEMAHRTYIEPLVLETAERVLRRERPDALLPTLGGQTGLNLGMALWRAGILQELGIEMIGARPEAIELAENRLRFKEAMVRAGLDVPKSAYVATVQEGVQAAADMDFPLVLRPSYTLGGTGSAIVYNRAELPEALERALQISPVHEVLIEEYLEGWQEFEMEVMRDAADQAIIVCSIENFDPMGIHTGDSITVAPAQTLSDVDYQKMRDWALQVIRTVGVETGGSNVQFALDPETGRMAVIEMNPRVSRSSALASKATGFPIAKIAAKLAIGYTLDELRNDITGKTVACFEPALDYVVVKIPRWAFEKFPSARATIGTSMKSVGEVMAIGRTFKEALMKALQSLEIDYDVLRQLYQQPFDRSAVIAKLRYPSWDRIFYIFYALHAGMKPEDVAALTGIHPWFLHQIEEIVELEGRLRRFRLETVPPELLRRAKQWGFSDAQVADCLGTSEAALRARLEELGIVPTYKRIDTCAGEFEAVTPYLYSTYGSECEAFPTDRPKVVILGSGPNRIGQGIEFDYCCVRAVFALRSMGYETVMVNCNPETVSTDYDTADRLYFEPLTLEHVLNVVRTERPLGVIVQLGGQTPLRLARPLAEAGVPILGTQPDDIHRAEDRKSFAELMQDLGLRHPPFGTAQTLEEALEVAEAVGYPVLVRPSYVLGGRAMAKVFHADQMKALFQAALRVAPQYPVLIDRFIEDAFEYDLDALSDGEDVYIAGILQHIEEAGIHSGDSAMVMPAWKLPADVRTMMIDWTARIARALQVRGLLNIQFAYRDGELYVLEVNPRASRTVPFISKATGVPVVDAAVRLMLGATLRELGLSGEGRPRYYCVKAPVFPFDRFPEEDPRLGPEMKSTGEVMGIGETFGVAFAKAMLGAGVRLPTGGQVLITVNDRDKAAVVPLARQLHELGFTLMATAGTAQALQAAGLPVTVVRKIHEGRPHIADFIINGKIQLVINTPMGPAAYADEPVVRQTAMRCGVPCITTLSGAAAAIEAIRALRSGHPEPLCLQDIYQRDGVTK, encoded by the coding sequence ATGAAAGGACCCCGCTTGAGCGAGCGGGGCTTGGATGAAAATGGCCTATCTGCCCACTTACGACCCCTCATCTCCCGACCATTGATTCACCGGGAGGGAAGTCCGCCCATGCCGAAACGCCAAGACATCAAGAAGATCGCCATCATCGGGTCCGGCCCTATCGTCATCGGGCAGGCCTGTGAGTTTGACTATGCCGGCACGCAGGCCTGCAAGGCCCTTCGGGAGGAAGGCCTCGAGGTCGTCCTCATCAATTCGAATCCGGCCACGATCATGACGGACCCCGAGATGGCCCACCGGACGTACATCGAGCCCCTCGTCTTGGAGACGGCCGAGCGGGTCCTCCGGCGGGAACGACCCGACGCCTTGCTTCCCACGCTGGGCGGTCAGACGGGCCTGAACCTGGGGATGGCCCTGTGGCGGGCGGGCATCCTCCAGGAGCTGGGCATCGAGATGATCGGGGCCCGCCCCGAGGCCATCGAGCTGGCCGAAAACCGCCTCCGCTTCAAAGAGGCCATGGTCCGAGCCGGCCTGGACGTGCCCAAGAGCGCCTACGTCGCTACCGTCCAGGAGGGCGTCCAGGCCGCCGCCGACATGGACTTTCCGCTGGTCCTGCGGCCTTCCTACACGTTGGGCGGGACCGGAAGCGCCATCGTGTATAACCGGGCCGAGCTCCCGGAAGCCCTCGAGCGGGCCCTCCAGATCAGCCCCGTCCACGAGGTCCTGATCGAGGAATATCTCGAGGGTTGGCAGGAATTCGAGATGGAGGTCATGCGGGACGCCGCCGACCAGGCGATCATCGTCTGCTCCATCGAGAACTTCGACCCGATGGGCATCCACACCGGCGACAGCATCACCGTCGCCCCCGCCCAGACGCTTTCGGACGTGGACTACCAGAAGATGCGGGACTGGGCCCTCCAGGTCATCCGGACCGTCGGCGTCGAGACGGGCGGGTCCAACGTCCAGTTCGCCCTCGACCCCGAGACGGGCCGGATGGCCGTCATCGAGATGAACCCCCGGGTCAGTCGCTCGTCGGCCCTCGCCTCGAAGGCGACGGGCTTCCCCATCGCCAAGATCGCCGCCAAGCTGGCCATCGGATACACGCTGGACGAGCTCCGCAACGACATCACCGGCAAGACGGTCGCTTGCTTCGAGCCGGCCCTCGACTATGTGGTCGTCAAAATCCCTCGCTGGGCCTTCGAGAAATTCCCCAGCGCCCGGGCGACGATCGGGACGTCGATGAAGTCCGTCGGCGAGGTCATGGCCATCGGGCGAACCTTCAAGGAAGCCCTGATGAAGGCCCTGCAGTCTTTAGAGATCGACTATGACGTCCTCCGCCAGCTCTACCAACAGCCCTTTGACCGGAGCGCCGTCATCGCCAAGCTCCGGTATCCCTCGTGGGACCGCATCTTCTACATCTTCTATGCCCTTCATGCCGGCATGAAGCCGGAGGACGTGGCGGCCCTGACGGGCATCCACCCGTGGTTCCTCCACCAGATCGAGGAAATCGTCGAGCTGGAGGGCCGCCTCCGGCGGTTCCGCCTCGAGACGGTCCCGCCGGAGCTCCTGCGGCGGGCCAAGCAGTGGGGCTTCAGCGACGCCCAGGTCGCCGACTGCCTGGGCACGTCGGAAGCCGCCCTGCGGGCCCGCCTGGAAGAGCTCGGCATCGTGCCGACCTACAAGCGGATCGACACGTGCGCCGGCGAGTTCGAGGCCGTCACGCCGTACCTGTACTCGACGTATGGGTCCGAATGCGAGGCCTTCCCGACGGACCGCCCGAAGGTCGTCATCCTGGGGAGCGGGCCCAACCGCATCGGCCAGGGTATCGAGTTCGACTACTGCTGTGTCCGGGCCGTCTTTGCCCTCCGGTCGATGGGCTACGAGACGGTCATGGTGAACTGCAATCCCGAGACGGTGAGTACGGACTATGACACGGCCGACCGCCTGTACTTCGAGCCCCTGACGCTGGAGCACGTCCTGAACGTCGTCCGGACCGAGCGGCCCCTCGGGGTCATCGTCCAGCTCGGTGGCCAGACGCCCCTCCGGCTGGCCCGCCCCCTGGCCGAGGCCGGCGTCCCCATCCTGGGGACCCAGCCGGACGACATCCATCGGGCCGAGGACCGCAAGTCCTTTGCCGAGCTCATGCAGGACCTGGGTCTCCGCCATCCGCCCTTCGGGACGGCCCAGACGCTCGAGGAGGCCCTGGAGGTCGCCGAGGCCGTCGGCTATCCCGTCCTGGTTCGGCCCTCGTATGTCCTCGGCGGTCGGGCCATGGCGAAGGTGTTCCACGCCGACCAGATGAAAGCCCTCTTTCAGGCGGCCCTGCGGGTCGCGCCCCAGTATCCGGTCCTCATCGACCGCTTTATCGAGGACGCCTTTGAATATGACCTGGACGCCCTCAGCGACGGAGAGGACGTCTACATCGCCGGGATCCTCCAGCACATCGAGGAGGCCGGCATCCACAGCGGCGACAGCGCCATGGTCATGCCCGCCTGGAAGCTCCCGGCCGACGTCCGGACGATGATGATCGACTGGACGGCCCGGATCGCCCGGGCCTTGCAGGTGCGGGGCCTCCTGAACATCCAGTTCGCATACCGGGACGGCGAACTATACGTCCTGGAGGTCAACCCCCGGGCGTCCCGGACCGTCCCATTCATCAGCAAGGCGACCGGCGTGCCCGTCGTCGATGCGGCCGTCCGCCTCATGCTGGGGGCGACCCTGCGAGAACTCGGCCTGTCCGGCGAGGGCCGGCCCCGGTACTACTGCGTGAAGGCGCCCGTCTTTCCCTTCGACCGCTTCCCCGAGGAGGACCCCCGCCTGGGACCGGAAATGAAGAGTACCGGTGAGGTCATGGGCATCGGCGAGACCTTTGGGGTCGCTTTTGCCAAGGCCATGCTGGGCGCCGGGGTCCGCCTCCCGACGGGGGGCCAGGTCCTAATCACCGTCAACGACCGGGACAAGGCGGCCGTCGTGCCTCTGGCCCGCCAGCTCCACGAGCTGGGCTTCACGCTGATGGCCACGGCCGGGACGGCCCAGGCCCTCCAAGCGGCCGGCTTGCCCGTGACGGTCGTCCGTAAAATCCATGAGGGCCGACCCCACATCGCCGACTTCATCATCAACGGCAAGATCCAGCTCGTCATCAACACGCCGATGGGGCCGGCCGCTTACGCCGACGAGCCCGTCGTCCGCCAGACGGCCATGCGGTGCGGCGTCCCCTGCATCACGACCCTTTCCGGGGCGGCGGCCGCCATCGAGGCCATCCGGGCCCTCCGGTCCGGCCACCCCGAGCCCCTCTGCCTCCAGGACATTTACCAAAGGGACGGAGTGACAAAGTAA